The following are encoded in a window of Brevibacillus ruminantium genomic DNA:
- a CDS encoding DUF3995 domain-containing protein, giving the protein MRWRTWFIYAGIVWTLFFAFMSFYWAAGGMIGVKSLGGQIYQMALNRDQEFIPIVWATGVVKLGGVLLLFCLMRKGSSRLKISKWLSIMSMLAGIFMILYGVGNFITISFSAIHVLDFDLEPYAIKWRLLFWEPFWIVGGIFYVLAGYGKKSN; this is encoded by the coding sequence ATGAGATGGCGAACATGGTTTATCTATGCCGGTATTGTATGGACCTTGTTTTTTGCGTTCATGAGTTTCTACTGGGCAGCTGGCGGAATGATCGGGGTAAAATCACTGGGTGGACAAATATACCAAATGGCGCTGAACCGGGACCAGGAGTTTATTCCGATAGTTTGGGCTACAGGGGTTGTTAAATTAGGAGGCGTGCTTCTTTTATTCTGTTTGATGAGAAAAGGAAGCTCGCGATTAAAGATTAGCAAATGGTTATCGATTATGAGCATGTTAGCGGGAATCTTTATGATTTTATACGGTGTGGGAAACTTCATCACCATCTCCTTCTCAGCAATACACGTACTAGATTTTGATCTGGAGCCTTATGCGATAAAATGGAGGCTTCTATTCTGGGAGCCGTTTTGGATCGTTGGTGGCATCTTTTATGTACTTGCTGGGTATGGTAAAAAATCAAATTAG
- a CDS encoding arsenic resistance protein produces MISREQLEKNQVWLYAFVLIIAAVYGLLRPESSESLDRMISFVLAILMYGMFAQIPFFRLKEALTNRKFIYALLITNYIAVPFLVWGLTWFLPTDPAILLGVLLVLLTPCIDYVIVFTHLGRGNEKLVLVSTPILFVTQMLFLPIYLWIFMGEKAAEIVSVGPFFEAFLGLIVVPLVLALLTQWWSRRQSQGERFLDATAWLPVPFMALTLFVVVASQISKLYTSFDSIIQVIPVYVAYMAITPIIARIVSRIFRLDTGAGRALIFSAGTRNSLVVLPFALALPEPLNGVVSAVIVTQTIVELIGELLYIRLVPRVLLPGTDGMING; encoded by the coding sequence GTGATTTCAAGAGAACAATTAGAAAAGAATCAAGTATGGCTATATGCTTTCGTACTAATTATCGCCGCTGTCTATGGCTTGTTGCGGCCAGAATCCAGCGAAAGTTTAGATCGTATGATTTCGTTTGTACTTGCCATCTTAATGTATGGCATGTTTGCCCAAATCCCTTTTTTTCGTTTAAAGGAGGCGTTAACAAATCGAAAGTTTATCTATGCGCTGCTTATTACGAATTACATAGCTGTACCTTTCCTTGTTTGGGGGTTAACCTGGTTTCTACCAACTGATCCAGCAATCCTATTAGGCGTACTTCTTGTTTTGCTTACCCCCTGCATTGACTATGTTATTGTCTTTACACATCTTGGGCGTGGGAACGAGAAGCTTGTTTTGGTTTCAACCCCTATACTCTTTGTCACTCAAATGCTTTTTTTGCCTATTTATCTATGGATTTTTATGGGCGAGAAAGCGGCAGAGATTGTGAGTGTCGGGCCATTTTTCGAAGCATTTTTAGGTCTTATTGTTGTTCCACTGGTACTTGCTCTCCTTACGCAATGGTGGTCAAGACGGCAATCACAGGGAGAACGTTTTCTTGATGCGACAGCATGGCTTCCTGTTCCTTTTATGGCACTAACCCTTTTTGTTGTCGTTGCCTCACAAATCTCTAAACTATATACCTCGTTTGATTCTATTATCCAAGTGATTCCCGTCTATGTAGCATATATGGCCATTACACCGATTATTGCGCGTATCGTTTCTCGTATATTCCGTTTAGATACCGGAGCAGGGCGGGCTCTTATTTTTAGTGCAGGAACTCGTAACTCTCTTGTCGTTCTTCCTTTTGCACTGGCGCTGCCTGAACCTCTAAACGGGGTGGTGTCTGCAGTAATCGTAACGCAGACAATTGTAGAACTTATTGGGGAGCTATTGTATATTCGTCTCGTTCCAAGGGTACTTTTACCAGGGACGGACGGGATGATAAACGGTTAG
- a CDS encoding ExeA family protein, producing the protein MFEAFYELSRSPFSRDVPPSELYESVILEETLGRLEYAAERQWFAVVTGDCGTGKTTTIRRFAEELDPAKFKVLYLSDSKLTPRHFYKGLLEQLGCESKFYRGDAKRQLHREIELMRGIHGLQPVVVVDESHLLDREMLEEVRFLLNFKMDAQSPMALILVGQSELWDRINLQAYAAIRQRIDLQCKLPHYDRAQTGAYIERHMTYAGAERDIFTDGAIDDIYRFSSGAARLINKVCTHCLIYGAQNKHRIIDDHMVKRVIQGELS; encoded by the coding sequence ATGTTTGAGGCATTCTACGAGCTTAGTCGTTCACCGTTCTCCAGAGATGTCCCGCCTAGCGAGCTGTATGAGTCGGTCATTTTGGAAGAGACGCTGGGACGGTTAGAATATGCGGCAGAGAGGCAATGGTTTGCTGTCGTTACCGGAGACTGCGGAACGGGGAAGACGACAACGATTCGGCGGTTTGCGGAAGAACTGGATCCCGCAAAGTTCAAAGTGCTCTATCTGTCAGATTCAAAGCTGACCCCGCGGCATTTCTACAAGGGACTACTGGAACAACTCGGTTGTGAGTCGAAGTTTTATCGCGGGGATGCGAAGCGTCAGTTGCATCGGGAGATTGAGCTCATGCGAGGAATTCATGGATTGCAGCCCGTCGTGGTCGTGGATGAAAGTCATCTTTTGGATCGTGAGATGCTGGAAGAGGTTCGCTTTCTTCTGAATTTTAAGATGGATGCACAAAGCCCAATGGCTCTTATCCTTGTCGGGCAAAGCGAACTCTGGGATCGCATTAACCTACAAGCTTACGCTGCAATTCGTCAACGCATCGATCTGCAATGCAAACTTCCGCATTACGACCGGGCCCAAACAGGAGCTTACATCGAGAGACACATGACCTATGCCGGTGCGGAACGGGACATATTCACCGACGGAGCCATTGATGACATCTATCGCTTTTCTAGTGGAGCAGCTAGGCTAATCAACAAAGTATGCACCCATTGTTTAATCTATGGGGCCCAGAACAAACACCGCATCATCGATGATCATATGGTTAAACGCGTCATTCAGGGAGAATTATCATAA
- a CDS encoding DDE-type integrase/transposase/recombinase has translation MKDQKKAEQIAADRVQLLAPLLTEGLDPAKAREIKQRICEQIGISERTLRRYLAAYRQDGFGGLKPKSKGKQPAAPAIPSEVLEQAILLRREVPSRSVTQIIQILEWEGRVKPGQIKRSTLQEKLTERGYSTRHMRMYANSGVAARRFQQPHRNRLWHSDLKYGPYLPIGPDGAMKQVFLVTFIDDATRFVLHGEFYPVMDKTIVEDCFRKAIQKYGVPEAVYFDNGKQYRTKWMTRTCSKLGVRLLFAKPYSPESTGKVERFNRVVDSFLSEAALEKPKTIDRLNELFEVWLSECYQNKPHSALENKRSPEIAFRNDKKALRFVEPEELANAFLHCETRKVDKTGCISFLDRKYEVGLPFIGCTVDVVYDPSDTTELTIEYEGHEPWKVKELVIGERAGKRPPLPDHLQPVPVESSRLLSAAEVQSHHRRSVQAPAVSYRRKGKVNGDV, from the coding sequence ATGAAAGATCAAAAGAAAGCAGAGCAAATCGCAGCAGACCGTGTGCAGCTCCTTGCCCCGTTGCTTACGGAAGGGCTCGATCCGGCAAAGGCGAGGGAAATCAAGCAAAGAATTTGCGAGCAAATCGGAATATCGGAGAGAACGCTGCGGCGGTATCTAGCAGCCTACCGGCAAGATGGCTTTGGCGGATTAAAGCCGAAGAGCAAAGGGAAGCAACCCGCAGCCCCCGCCATTCCGTCGGAGGTCTTGGAGCAAGCAATCTTGCTGCGGCGAGAGGTACCAAGTCGTAGTGTCACCCAGATCATTCAGATCCTGGAATGGGAAGGCCGCGTTAAGCCAGGTCAAATCAAACGGAGCACGCTTCAAGAGAAGCTAACGGAACGTGGTTACAGCACAAGACATATGCGAATGTATGCAAACTCTGGTGTAGCGGCTCGCAGGTTCCAACAGCCACACCGCAATCGTCTATGGCACTCGGACTTAAAGTATGGTCCGTACCTGCCCATTGGACCGGATGGAGCGATGAAACAAGTGTTTCTCGTCACCTTCATCGACGATGCGACGAGATTCGTGCTGCATGGCGAATTTTACCCGGTCATGGATAAGACGATCGTCGAAGACTGTTTCCGAAAGGCCATTCAGAAATACGGTGTTCCGGAGGCGGTGTACTTCGACAATGGGAAGCAGTACCGTACCAAATGGATGACACGGACGTGTTCCAAATTGGGTGTGCGACTTCTTTTTGCGAAACCGTACTCGCCAGAATCGACCGGTAAGGTTGAGCGATTCAACCGGGTGGTAGATTCTTTCCTTAGCGAAGCAGCACTTGAAAAGCCTAAGACGATCGACCGACTGAATGAGTTGTTCGAGGTCTGGCTCTCGGAATGCTACCAGAACAAGCCGCATTCGGCATTAGAAAACAAACGAAGCCCTGAAATCGCCTTTCGAAATGACAAGAAGGCGCTTCGGTTTGTGGAACCGGAGGAACTTGCCAATGCATTCCTTCACTGTGAAACCCGCAAAGTCGACAAAACCGGTTGCATTAGCTTCTTGGATCGAAAATATGAAGTGGGGCTTCCTTTCATCGGATGTACCGTGGATGTCGTGTATGACCCGTCAGACACCACCGAGTTGACGATTGAGTATGAAGGCCACGAACCGTGGAAGGTCAAAGAGCTCGTGATCGGTGAACGCGCCGGAAAGCGTCCTCCGTTGCCAGACCATCTTCAGCCTGTTCCAGTAGAATCGTCAAGGCTGCTAAGTGCTGCCGAAGTACAGAGTCATCACCGCCGTTCCGTGCAAGCTCCGGCCGTTAGTTACCGTAGGAAAGGTAAGGTGAATGGCGATGTTTGA
- a CDS encoding DUF6431 domain-containing protein — protein sequence MSWMRRSPAFFVRCAEIVPSPCCIASLTVIGSRGRKIVHATGEKSELVIRRLRCTACRKIHHELPDCIVPYKRYESECVENVITSEPSEVDVAADNSTLYRWRAWFCSMATYLLGCLESIAIRFHLDVVEESSTPSQAAHHRFGRYVGDADGWLARVVRPVANSNFWVTYPFCILVQGPLR from the coding sequence ATGAGCTGGATGAGAAGATCCCCGGCGTTTTTTGTTAGGTGTGCAGAAATTGTCCCTAGCCCTTGCTGCATTGCGAGTTTAACGGTAATCGGTAGCCGAGGCCGGAAGATTGTTCATGCTACAGGGGAAAAGAGCGAGTTGGTTATTCGAAGATTGCGTTGTACGGCTTGTCGGAAGATTCATCATGAGTTACCGGATTGCATTGTACCTTACAAGCGTTACGAGTCGGAATGTGTGGAAAATGTCATCACGTCTGAACCGTCAGAAGTAGATGTTGCCGCAGACAACTCCACGTTGTACCGTTGGCGGGCTTGGTTTTGCTCCATGGCCACCTACTTGCTAGGGTGCTTAGAGTCTATCGCCATTCGCTTTCATCTAGATGTTGTGGAGGAATCGTCCACTCCTTCACAAGCTGCACACCATAGATTCGGACGTTATGTCGGTGATGCTGACGGATGGCTAGCTAGAGTTGTCCGGCCTGTTGCAAATTCAAACTTTTGGGTTACATACCCGTTCTGCATTCTTGTCCAAGGCCCTCTGAGATAG
- a CDS encoding SgcJ/EcaC family oxidoreductase: protein MTKQEDLKAINQLFARLNDAWNKGDGEAYGSCFTEDADYVTFMGQHLRGRKQIADVHQMLFNGPLKGSVLESSALSDLQPRFITPDVAIVHAIGEVRLAEQVYDPNDRESINTNVVVKQNDEWKLTAFHNCRIQPMPQGKR, encoded by the coding sequence ATGACCAAACAAGAGGACTTGAAGGCGATCAACCAACTGTTCGCGAGATTGAACGACGCGTGGAACAAAGGAGACGGGGAAGCCTACGGCAGTTGCTTTACGGAAGACGCCGATTATGTCACTTTCATGGGCCAACACCTGAGGGGCAGGAAGCAAATTGCCGACGTCCACCAGATGCTGTTTAACGGCCCGCTGAAAGGCTCTGTCCTGGAATCCAGCGCATTATCCGATTTGCAGCCCCGATTCATTACACCGGACGTAGCAATCGTGCACGCAATCGGAGAGGTTCGTCTCGCCGAGCAGGTCTATGATCCGAATGATCGGGAATCGATTAATACGAACGTGGTCGTCAAGCAGAACGATGAATGGAAGTTGACCGCTTTCCATAATTGCCGCATTCAACCGATGCCTCAAGGCAAGCGATAA
- a CDS encoding MarR family winged helix-turn-helix transcriptional regulator has translation MSTDNFSSEFASLPSLQQKLLYELRQNSARAVMFHQLISEKMGLNATDHKCLDFLNRTGPVTAGQLAQLTGLTTGAITSVIDRLEQAGYVSRDKDPNDRRRVVVKCVPEGSARISPLFQSVSQSTLQIISQYTDEELQLILNFLRQCNDMTLAEMNKLKEE, from the coding sequence ATGTCAACAGATAATTTTTCATCCGAATTTGCCAGTCTTCCCTCATTGCAGCAAAAATTGCTGTACGAATTGCGGCAGAATAGCGCACGAGCCGTCATGTTTCATCAACTGATCTCGGAAAAAATGGGGCTGAATGCCACCGATCACAAATGTCTGGATTTCCTGAATCGCACCGGTCCCGTTACGGCCGGACAGTTGGCTCAATTGACCGGCCTCACGACGGGGGCCATTACGAGTGTCATCGATCGGTTGGAACAGGCAGGTTATGTTTCCAGAGATAAGGACCCGAATGATCGAAGACGCGTCGTCGTCAAGTGCGTGCCGGAAGGGTCGGCTCGTATTTCGCCCTTGTTTCAATCTGTTAGTCAATCCACGCTCCAGATCATCTCGCAATATACGGACGAGGAGTTGCAGTTGATCCTGAATTTCCTCAGGCAATGCAACGACATGACGTTAGCCGAGATGAACAAGCTGAAAGAAGAATAA
- a CDS encoding DUF1697 domain-containing protein gives MVYTALLRGINVGGKNKVDMKILKKSFEQAGMKNVVTYINSGNIIFTTADHSKNDIAQILEKAILNTFGLQIKVLVLSLEDMKKVMSSLPESWTNDDKMRSDVLFLWEDINDESVLDQLTFKPEIETVKYAPGAILWAIDKINVTKGSMTKLVGTKLYKQMTIRNVNTTRKIYELMLETEKQWIG, from the coding sequence ATGGTCTATACTGCTCTGCTCCGCGGGATCAATGTCGGCGGAAAAAACAAAGTAGATATGAAAATACTTAAAAAATCATTCGAGCAAGCCGGAATGAAAAACGTCGTAACGTATATCAATTCGGGCAATATTATTTTTACAACCGCCGACCACTCCAAAAATGATATAGCGCAGATTCTCGAAAAAGCGATTCTGAATACCTTCGGTTTACAGATCAAGGTGCTGGTACTTAGTTTAGAAGACATGAAGAAAGTAATGTCCTCGCTTCCCGAATCATGGACAAACGATGATAAAATGAGGAGCGACGTCCTTTTTTTATGGGAAGATATCAATGACGAATCCGTTCTCGATCAGCTGACCTTCAAACCGGAGATCGAGACGGTGAAGTATGCTCCAGGTGCGATTCTATGGGCGATTGACAAAATAAACGTGACAAAAGGCAGCATGACAAAGTTGGTTGGTACGAAATTGTATAAACAGATGACGATCAGAAATGTAAATACGACACGTAAAATATATGAGCTGATGCTGGAAACAGAAAAGCAATGGATAGGATGA
- a CDS encoding MmcQ/YjbR family DNA-binding protein, translated as MPETEEHEHWGKLSFRVRNKIFAVIQPDGVSVAIKTTHDNRDAYTSIAPEVFRVPDSFAKLSFMMVRIDRINQKEFGDLLIQAWKLVSPKKLVKAYSESCNR; from the coding sequence ATGCCGGAAACAGAAGAACACGAGCATTGGGGAAAATTATCGTTTCGGGTGAGGAACAAAATTTTTGCAGTGATTCAGCCTGACGGGGTATCTGTTGCAATAAAAACGACGCATGATAACCGGGACGCATATACGTCAATCGCCCCAGAGGTCTTTCGTGTGCCTGACAGTTTCGCGAAACTTTCTTTCATGATGGTTCGCATCGATCGTATCAATCAAAAAGAATTTGGTGATTTACTGATACAAGCATGGAAGCTTGTATCACCTAAAAAACTGGTTAAAGCCTACAGTGAATCTTGCAATCGATAG
- a CDS encoding YcdB/YcdC domain-containing protein, which yields MTTQRRYPVLAGIVLTAALLLSPAMGTVMANQAGNQQAAANLQENQLSEKAKRTEQKLQMLFPALDDTSRQITLETKDHLPVYEIRYEKNNEFFARAYIHAETGKLLTFLLNDKDLEIPDDKLAYKSADTFMEGWIGEMRSLYKVTRLGVGDVIYSRYVNGIEVVGDEFQLEVNSAGQVTYISEGENTLTNVNPADFLPPAQAMKKDQLNRFIAPHMQLMYTLGENKTDLVYSAVFSGYVDAVTGAELIPVRQYKTWRWNPISLTPGGKVVKVKNEQEATRIYESEFGISLKGSTFNGVRDEKERVYVSPDENEVLFTKDGVVIGFISYSNAEPQKGKATLSEKQALEKAVQFLQPYLKQEEKEFYYRVNPDTQNPHEYVVEFVPSVEGLPLKYGPSIGICVNGVTGKITRYHQELDQKPAKLPDKRKAVSTDAAAKALLAKPTELQYIYPLINGERLAKPVLAYSIHINIINALTGKVEE from the coding sequence ATGACCACTCAAAGGCGTTATCCTGTACTGGCAGGCATCGTACTAACAGCCGCACTGCTCCTGTCACCAGCCATGGGCACAGTCATGGCAAATCAGGCAGGGAACCAACAAGCAGCAGCTAACCTTCAGGAAAACCAGCTTAGCGAAAAGGCAAAACGAACGGAGCAAAAGCTGCAAATGCTCTTCCCAGCGCTCGATGACACATCAAGACAAATTACCTTGGAAACGAAAGACCACCTGCCTGTGTACGAAATCCGTTATGAAAAAAATAATGAATTCTTTGCCAGAGCCTATATCCATGCAGAAACCGGGAAACTGCTTACGTTTTTATTGAATGACAAGGATCTAGAAATTCCTGATGACAAGCTTGCCTATAAGAGCGCCGATACCTTCATGGAGGGGTGGATCGGTGAAATGCGCAGCCTGTACAAGGTAACGCGGCTTGGTGTAGGCGATGTCATCTATAGCCGCTATGTAAATGGCATTGAGGTAGTTGGTGATGAGTTTCAGCTGGAAGTAAACAGTGCGGGACAGGTAACCTACATTTCGGAAGGAGAAAACACGCTGACAAACGTCAATCCTGCTGACTTCCTCCCTCCAGCCCAGGCGATGAAGAAAGATCAGCTCAATCGTTTTATCGCACCTCATATGCAACTCATGTACACCCTTGGTGAAAATAAGACCGATCTCGTCTACTCCGCTGTATTCTCCGGTTATGTAGACGCAGTAACAGGAGCTGAGTTGATCCCTGTTCGGCAATACAAAACCTGGAGATGGAACCCAATCTCCCTCACACCCGGTGGAAAGGTAGTAAAGGTGAAGAATGAGCAGGAGGCAACGCGGATTTATGAAAGCGAGTTTGGTATCAGCTTGAAGGGTAGTACCTTCAACGGTGTCAGAGACGAGAAGGAAAGAGTCTATGTTTCCCCTGATGAAAATGAGGTTTTGTTTACGAAGGATGGCGTTGTGATCGGTTTTATAAGCTATTCGAACGCCGAACCCCAAAAAGGGAAGGCAACATTGTCGGAAAAGCAGGCTCTTGAGAAAGCTGTTCAGTTCCTGCAACCATATCTCAAACAGGAAGAAAAGGAGTTCTACTACAGGGTGAATCCAGATACGCAGAATCCACATGAGTATGTAGTAGAGTTTGTGCCATCTGTTGAGGGACTTCCGCTGAAATACGGACCAAGTATTGGTATTTGTGTGAATGGAGTTACGGGGAAAATCACCAGGTACCATCAAGAGCTCGACCAAAAGCCTGCCAAGCTCCCGGATAAGAGGAAGGCTGTCTCCACAGATGCAGCAGCCAAGGCCTTGCTGGCGAAGCCCACTGAACTGCAATACATCTATCCACTTATTAATGGAGAGAGGTTGGCCAAACCGGTTCTTGCCTATTCAATTCATATTAACATTATCAATGCCCTGACAGGTAAAGTCGAAGAGTAG
- a CDS encoding YcdB/YcdC domain-containing protein: protein MTTQRRYPVLAGIVLTAALLLSPAMGTVMANQAGNQQAAANLQENQLSEKAKRTEQKLQMLFPALDDTSRQITLETKDHLPVYEIRYEKNNEFFASANIHAETGNLLTFYWDSKVPDFKNPDDKLAYKSADTFMEGLIGEMRSLYKVTRAPVGDVIYSRYVNGIEVVGDEFRLSVNSAGQVTGVSAGENTLTNIDPADFLPPAQAMKKDQLSRCIPPLLQLMYKTGENQTDLVYSAVFSGYVDAVTGAELITNRQYRTWRWKPISLTPGGKVVKVKNEQEAKQIYESEFGISLKGSTFNSNIGKGQMESFYFSPDEKEFLFMKDDVVIGFQSYANGQPQKGKATLSEKQVLEKAVQFLQTYLKREEKEFYYRVNHPGTQNPHEYVVTFVPSVEGLPLDYRGGSGIGVNGETGKITWYNQRLDQKPAKLPDKRKAVSIDTAAKALLAKPTELRYIYPFVNGERLAKPVLAYYIDVNDINALTGNFFSMKDMEK from the coding sequence ATGACCACTCAAAGGCGTTATCCTGTACTGGCAGGCATCGTACTAACAGCCGCACTGCTCCTGTCACCAGCCATGGGCACAGTCATGGCAAATCAGGCGGGCAACCAACAAGCAGCAGCTAACCTTCAGGAAAATCAATTAAGCGAAAAGGCAAAACGAACGGAGCAAAAGCTGCAAATGCTCTTCCCAGCGCTCGATGACACATCAAGACAAATTACCTTGGAAACGAAAGACCACCTGCCTGTGTACGAAATCCGTTATGAAAAAAATAATGAATTCTTTGCCAGTGCCAATATCCATGCAGAAACCGGGAATCTGCTTACGTTTTATTGGGATAGCAAGGTTCCGGATTTTAAAAATCCTGATGACAAGCTGGCCTATAAGAGCGCCGATACCTTCATGGAGGGCCTGATCGGTGAAATGCGCAGCCTGTACAAGGTAACGCGGGCTCCTGTAGGCGATGTCATCTATAGCCGCTATGTAAATGGCATCGAGGTAGTAGGAGATGAGTTTCGGTTATCAGTAAACAGTGCGGGACAGGTAACCGGCGTTTCGGCAGGAGAAAACACGCTGACAAACATCGATCCAGCGGATTTCCTCCCCCCAGCCCAAGCGATGAAGAAAGATCAACTCAGTCGCTGTATCCCACCCCTACTGCAACTCATGTACAAGACTGGTGAAAATCAGACCGATCTCGTCTACTCCGCTGTATTCTCCGGTTATGTGGACGCAGTAACAGGAGCTGAGCTGATCACTAATCGGCAATACAGAACCTGGAGGTGGAAACCAATCTCCCTCACGCCTGGTGGAAAGGTAGTAAAGGTGAAGAATGAGCAGGAGGCAAAGCAGATTTACGAAAGTGAGTTTGGTATCAGCCTGAAGGGTAGTACCTTCAACAGCAACATCGGCAAAGGCCAGATGGAAAGTTTTTATTTTTCCCCTGATGAAAAAGAGTTTTTATTTATGAAGGATGACGTTGTGATCGGATTTCAAAGCTATGCGAACGGCCAACCCCAAAAAGGGAAGGCAACATTGTCGGAAAAGCAGGTTCTTGAGAAAGCTGTTCAGTTCCTGCAAACCTATCTCAAACGGGAAGAAAAGGAGTTCTACTACAGGGTGAATCATCCTGGTACGCAGAATCCACATGAGTACGTAGTAACGTTTGTGCCATCTGTTGAGGGACTTCCTTTGGACTACCGAGGAGGCAGTGGTATCGGTGTAAATGGAGAAACGGGGAAAATCACATGGTACAATCAAAGGCTCGACCAAAAGCCCGCCAAGCTCCCGGATAAGAGGAAGGCTGTCTCCATAGATACAGCAGCCAAGGCCCTGCTGGCGAAACCCACTGAACTGCGATACATCTACCCATTCGTTAATGGTGAGAGGTTAGCCAAACCGGTTCTTGCCTATTACATTGATGTTAACGATATCAATGCCCTGACAGGTAACTTTTTCAGCATGAAGGATATGGAAAAATAA
- a CDS encoding DinB family protein, which yields MKTIQKMYEHLDWANQRIFKTLQSIEDENQEIWRLLSHILHAEKIWITRLRGVDSSQLPIWSESDLEICAELMKQNESFFYEFGKY from the coding sequence TTGAAAACGATCCAAAAGATGTATGAGCATTTAGATTGGGCTAACCAACGTATTTTTAAAACACTGCAGAGTATTGAAGATGAAAATCAGGAGATATGGCGTTTATTATCCCATATCCTTCATGCAGAAAAAATATGGATTACTAGATTACGTGGAGTGGACAGTTCACAACTTCCCATATGGTCGGAGAGCGATTTAGAGATCTGTGCAGAACTTATGAAACAAAATGAAAGCTTTTTTTACGAATTTGGCAAATACTGA
- a CDS encoding DinB family protein — protein sequence MKAFFTNLANTDLDKIIACTNSKGREFRYSVRDILTHVALHGQYHRGQINSRLRAVGIEPVHVDFIRFVR from the coding sequence ATGAAAGCTTTTTTTACGAATTTGGCAAATACTGACCTAGATAAAATAATCGCCTGCACGAATAGTAAAGGAAGAGAGTTTAGGTATTCTGTACGGGATATTTTAACTCATGTAGCATTGCATGGTCAGTATCACCGAGGACAGATTAACTCACGACTTCGAGCAGTTGGTATTGAACCAGTTCATGTTGACTTTATTAGATTTGTGAGATAA